Sequence from the Priestia megaterium genome:
TGTTAGATATCCTTTTTTTACACCTGGGTCGATCACAAGCTTACGCAAACCTGAGAAGTTGTCTCGTTCCATATAGTCCTGTGCTTCTTGTTTTTGAAACCATTTCATATACTCACTTGCTTTTTGCTGATTTTTATTTGTTCTAAGCTCACGCATAAAGGTATAAGGGTGCGGACCGTTAAAAGCAATTAATTTTTGTACATATTCCGGGTAGCGATAAGCAAATGTCCATCCGATTCCTGCTCCCTAGTCGTGTACAACTAGCGTGCAGGAGCGATATCCTAAACCTTCAATCACTTGGCGAATATCTTCTACTAATACATCAATTTCGTACGATTCCAGTCCGCTTGGCTTTTCAGATAAGTTATATCCTCTTAAATCCAAAGCAACTGTGTGAAAATCATTAGAAAATTCATCTATCTGGTGTCGCCAAATATGCGAAAAGTCAGGAAACCCATGAAGAAATAGCATAAGCTCTCCTCGCCCCTTGCTTATATAGTGCAGATTAACGCCATTTACGTTTATATATTGTTCACTCATTGTTCACTTCCTCCTTTTATGTAGCTGTAGAGCAGTATAACGCTGTAAAAAAATGAACGTCAATTCATTTGCTTCGTTCACTTCTTTTTATCTCCTTTTATGAATATAGTTAATTATTTAGAGTGGATCTTTTTGAAGGAGTGATTAACAGTGGCTCATAGCTATTCAAAGGGCTGGTTTATTCAGCAGTTAAAAGCGGTCAATATCTCTAAAATTGATGGAAGAAAGCTAGAAAGTTATAAAACCTACATTCTTCGCAATTTGCATGCTGAACTTGTAGAACAAGGTAAAATTAACAGCTAACAGCCCGCTTTTGACAAGCGGGCTGTTTTTAAAGCGCTCGATCAATAAAAGATAATACGCGCTTTACATATTCTTTTTTGTATACATGATAATTTTGAACGTGTTCTGCATTATCAGTTTTCCAGAAGTGAAAAGCATCCGGGTGCGTTTTAGCCATTTTTTCACTTTCAGTGTAAGGAATTTTTGTATCTCCTGTGCTGTGTATAAATAAAATTGGTCGAGGGTAAATATGCTCGACTGCTTTAATAGGACTAGCTTCAGCAGGATTTGCATCTGCAATAACAGGAAGAATAGCAATTGTTAGCGGTGTAAACGGAAAGTTTGGTAAATGAGACCATACAGATAGATTTTCTTTTAAATAAGAGGTTAAATCACTAAAAGGACTATCGGCTACCACTGCTTTTACGTCTTCATCTTGAGAAGCTGCTAATAAAGAAGTGGCTGCTCCCATTGAAATGCCGTAGAGCACAATTGGCTCTTTTGTTGTTTCTTTCATTTTCTGAATAACGCCTAATAAATCGAGCTGTTCTTTTACACCAATCGTCGTTTGATTCCCTTCTGAGTCTCCTGCATCTCTAAAATCAAACATGACCACTCGATATCCCGCTTTTACAAATTCTTTACTCAGCGGCAGAAAGCCAGCTCCTTGTGCTTCACGGTTATTCCCGTATCCATGTGACATAATAATGGTCGCTTTTGGCTGTTCCGTTGGTTCAATCATCCATCCTTTTAAATGGGTTATTCCGTCTTTGCTCAAAAATACTTGATTGCTATAGTGCATGCCGTAATCATCAGGATTTTTCACAGCAGGATTTTTATCCAATTTTGTCAGGCTTATGCCTACATAAAGAGAAATTGCAGTACAAAGTACAAAACAAAGAATAACAAAGGATATCAGGCTGATCCATATTGTTTTTTTCTTTTCACCTGTATTTGTCTGTCTATTTAGAACTGGAGTCAAGCTCGTTCCTCCTTTTTATCTAAGATCATCTTTCCTATTCTTATTGCTGCTTCCCTTTCTCCATTTTAGAGCTAGCCCATCTATTTTATGAATAAAATTCGTTTTATTTTCCACATATTTTTCTGGTTCAAAGCGATGGCGGTGCGCTAGTTCTATTTTCAACGTTTCGTATTCTTTTGCTGCATCAGGGTGAGTACGCAGGTAATCTCGAAACCATATATGCCGATTAATTTCTGGGTGGCCTTTTTCATAAATATGAACATGATGCGTTCTTTCATTTCCGCCTTTTTGGAAGTATCTTCTTCCTTTTATGCCGTTTTCACCTTTCGCTTCGTATCCAAGCTGTTCCATCCTCTGATTATGTGTATCTACTTTCTTTATATCTTTCACTTCAATAAGTAAATCAATAATCGGTTTTGCGCTTAAGCCGGGAACAGCAGTGCTTCCAATATGATGAACCTCTAAAACTTGAGCTGACATTATAGTTGTTAAGGTGGCAGCTTCTTTTGTAAATTCCTTTTCCCACGCGATATTATAGGGTGTCAGCTGAATTTCTCTTACAGACTTCATCTTCAATTCCTCCTCTTGTAACGAAAAAACTGCTTATTATAGAATAGCCTATAATAAGCAGTCTTTCATCATTTAACATGTTATTAAGTTTTATCTAGTAAACGCCTGCTTCGCTAAATTAACAATCGTCATATCATCCATGGGAGGGTTATGAAGGCCCGCACGCACATCTCTATAATAACGCTGCAGCGGATTACTGCGCTGCAAGCTTCGCGCTCCCACTATGCGCATGGCTTTGTCGACAACCGTACAGGCACTATTGGTCACTACGTGTTTGACAGCTGCTAACTCTCCGGCTAATGCTGCTCGGTCGCTGGTCTCATCCCATTTACTTGCCACGCTGTACATAAAGTGACGCGCCTGCATAAGTTCAAGTTCCATCTCTCCTACTAAACGCTGCACATTTGGCAACTCGCTAATCGTTCCCTCAATACTATTAGGCGAATATTCTGTAGCAAATGCGACAGCATAATCTCTTGCTGCGATGGCTGTACCCATGTAGCAAGCTGGTATATGAAGCAGCCAGCCGCTTGGCTCATTCTTTTTAAAACCACCGAGGCGTTCAACAAGAAAGTCCTGTTTAATATCGACGTTTTCTAGCACAAGATCGTGACTTCCTGTCCCGCGCATTGCAATCATATCCCATGTTTCTTCTATTGAAAGTCCGCTTGTTTCACGAGGAATTAAAAATAAGCCGATCTCTTCTTCACCTTCAATGCTTGCTTTTACCAAGAAGTAATTTAAGACCGGAGACATCGTGGTGAATGTTTTTCGGCCGTTGATTCGCCAGCCTTCTTTTGTTTTTACGGCTGTCGTTTCCGGTTTTCCTCCTCGAGTAGGACTTCCTGTCTTCGGTTCAGTAGCAGCGGTGTTAATAAGTGCACCTTTTTCTATTTCTTTAAAAATAAAATCGAGCATTTGCTGATTCCAAGGCTGTTTTTCACGCAAGTCCATTGTAATCCCCATATGCCATCCAATACTAAGAGCCGTAGAAGCATCTCCTTGAGCAATTAATTCTTGAAATAATAAAAAATCATAAAGGCGTAATTCATCTCCGCCATATTTGCTTTCTAGAGAAAGATGTGTATAGCCCGCTTCTTTTAACTCTTGAATATTTTCAAAGGGAAACGTACCTTCTTCATCTATTTTAAAAGCTCGTTTCTTAAATTTTTCGACTAGAGGCAGCAGTTTTTCATACGTATATTTTTGGTTTTTATTTACAAATGAAACACTCATTTGCTTCATCTCCTTTTTATATGACAGAGTGTCCCTATCGGATTAATATATAGTTTTTATCATAGCATATCTCACTCTTACTGTGCATGTTTGGTGTGTTTATCTTTCTCGTTCGATTTATTATTTTTCTAATTTAACGGTCTGTTTTACTTATACGTTCCATACATTTAATGGAATAAAAAGAAAGGGATGGTGTGAATGAATCAATGTCCAAAATGCGGTGCCCGTGCAAGCGCAGACCAACTATTTTGCAATAACTGTGGCTTTTCTTTCACAGTGTCACCAGCTGCAGCTAAGTACAAAAAGAAATGGTATATTGGCGGGGGTATTGCGCTTATACTTCTTTTAACTTTTGTATTTTATTTCTTTTTCTCTGGCTCAGAAGAAAAAACGGCTGACCGCTTTATTGAGGCATTAGAATCGAAAGATACAGCTGTGTTAAGAGAGTTAGTAGACTCTTCACAGTCTACTATAGTTATTAATGACGCATCTATTCAAGCTCTGTTGGATGCAACTTCCGATGGTTCTATTTTACGAGACGTTGAAAATGATTTGAAAAATAAATTGAGTATCTACTTTACAATAAAAGAACAGAAACATTCACTACTCTTCAAAAAACAGTACGTGGTTGTGCCGTCACCATATTATATCTCCCTCACCACGCCAGAGGATGCAACGGTTACAGTCAATGACACAAAACAATCGATATCCAAAAATCAAACGCAAAAAATAGGGCCTTTTATGATTGGAAGTTACCCGCTTACGGCTTCTTATGAAAGCTCTTACGGAAAACTTTCAGACCAAACCACTGTAAATTTTCACCGGCAAAAAGAAGAAAATATATCTCTTGTATTTAAAGGGGCTTACGTTACAATCTCATCGAATAGAGATGACGCTATTTTATTCGTAAACGGAAAAAGCACGGGACTGCAGGTGAATAGCTCATCACAAATAGGGCCTGTTGCCACGGATGGAAGCGTCACTGTTCATGCAGAAGTGCAAAAAGACGGTACAACGTTCAAAAGCAGTCCCTACACTATTCAAAGTGAAGAAAGTATTACGTTAAATATACAAACGCCGCCCGTTGAAAAGGAAAAAACCGTCATAAAAGAACGAGAAGTGATCGTGCCTGGGCCGCGCTCTTATGCTACTTCAAGCTCTTATATTCTTCCGGGTTCGGATTCTTACAAATTAAGCTATAGTGATATTAGCAGTTTGAGCTCGAGTGAACTAAGGCTAGCTCGAAATGAAATCTATGCGCGGCATGGGTATGTATTTAAATCGAAAGATCTTCAAGCCTATTTTTATGGAAGGTCATGGTATACGCCTGATTCATCATTTAGAGATTCCTACTTATCAAGCGTTGAAAAATATAACGTTGATTTTATTAAATCATATGAGTAAGGTGAACTCCCCTTTTGCACAGGGGATTTTTTTGATTGAAGCGAGTGCTTACTCCTACGTTTTTTTAAATACCATGATTCCTATACACGTTAATAAATTTCTTATAGCCTTCTTCATTCTTTTCACTGTAAAATATAAAATAGATGTACATAAACTTAATACACACAGAAGGAGAGATGGAGAATGAATGGAATTGGACAACTTCCACAAAAGCTTAATGTACATTTGATTTTAGAAAATATTCAAGAAACCATGATCATTGCGGATAAAGACTATCGTGTGCAGTGGATGAATGCAAGAGCAATTGAAACACTCCAGCCAGTACTCCCAATCTACCAGTTATCTCATATCGAAGAGTTAATTGGAAAGCATATGGACTTCTTTCATTCCAATTCTGAAGAAGCGGAAAAATTACTCACCTCTCTTCATACAACCTACAGAACGCGTATAACGATTGGCAGTCAATACGTAGCAGAAGCTGTGATTCACCCCATTGATACAAAAGACGGTGAGCGTTATGGCTACTTGCTTATGCTATTAGACTTTACAGATCAAGCCGAAGCAGAGCTTGAAAAAGAACGGTTAATTGAGGATTTGTCCACTCCTTTATTAAAGATATGGGACGAGGTTTTAGCTGTGCCCATTACCGGTAAGATGAATATAGAACGTGGAAAGAAGCTAACTGAAACGGTATTAGAGGCAGTTGTAAAAGAACAGGCGCGCTATCTGCTTATTGATTTATCTTCCCTTCATTCGTTAGATGAAGAACACGGTTATTATATTAACACGCTCCACGATTCTTTGCGTTTGATTGGTACCACTTGCCTTATTGTTGGTCTTTCTTCAAAAATGGCTCTCTCGCTTGTAGATTCTCAGTTTAATTGGCGGACATTTTCCACTGTCCAACAAAGCATCTCTTACATTTTAGAAAAAAAGAATTATCGTATTGCACCCATTTCATAAGCCTATCATATCATTAAGTAATCCTCTCTCAATCGCTTTTTCCTTCAACTGGAAAAGGCGATTTTAGTTATGAGGAATTGTGAACGTTTAGGCACTTATCATCATAGGATACATTAATCAACCATAGAAAAGGGTGAGAGCGTATGCCAAGTGTTATTAATATTTATAATTTAAAAATCAACAGTATCTCAAGCAACGGTTCTGTCAACATTGGCGAAGCACTCCATAACAGTCACACGGCTCATTCGAAATCCACTGGTACGAACTCTTCTTATGGCGATGTCTCACCTGCTTCCTCGAAAATGCGAAATATTTATATCGATCCTGATACAAATGACCAAACAGATATTGCAAACGTTGATCATGTCAATGGTTATCAGCAGTGATATAGGGCAATGCTTGTCAACAGCATGACGACAAACGGTGAATACATTCTCTCTTAAAGCGATAGTTAGAGCGGAATGAATAAAAACAGTAAGGAGTCTCTTTATGCCTCTTCAAATTAACGTTTTTAATATCGTAACAAATGGTGTCACGCAAAACGCAAATATTGATTTTGGTTCCACCATTCAAAACAGTCACACGGCGAACTCAAAGTTTAACGGCGCGAATTTTTCTTTAGGTAACTTCTCTCCTACTTGCTCTCAAATGAATACGGGCGTGTTAGATCCTGATGTAAGTGATCAAGATCAAATTGCAAACCCTTCAGCTCCAATTGGAAATCAAATTTAGCTTTAACAATTTTGTCATTTTACTTGGCACATTACAAGGAGGTGTGTAAATATGTTTCCATTTGGAAAGTCTCCTTTTAAAGGAATGATGGAAAATATCCCAAAAGGAATGGCATCTAAAGACATGAATAAATATATTCAGCAAATGATTTCTTCTACGATGTCCCATTCTTTTCCGGATTTTATGCAAGGAAATGAATTCTTTAAGCAAGCGCAAGACATGATGAAAGAACAGCAGGATATGGGAACTGAAGGTCATGGACAAAAGCTAAGAAGATTTGATTCAAACGTCATCAATACATTAGATGAATGCATTGTGCAGTTAAAAATCCCTAACCGCGATATTGTATCAAGCATTAAAGTCTATCATACGCCATACGTGTGCACGATTGAAGGAATAGATGGAGAAGAATCCTTCAAAGAAGAAATTCAGCTTCCTTGTTCGGTTCGCAAAAAAGGTACACGCGCCGTATATCGTTCCGGAGTGTTGGAAATCCGGATGCCTAAACATGTTAATATTCCTATGTCTCAAATAGACGTCCACGATTTAGATTAAAGTGGACGTTTTTTTCTGTTTTCATGCATACATATAAAATAGAAAGCTGCAAAAGGCCTTGTTTTATTTTTTTAAAGAAGGTGACAAATATGAATCATGGAAAATTTAAAAAGTGGGCAGAAACGTTACAAGAAGAAAACCATACGAAATTTTGGGAAAAGATTTTTGACGATGATAGTGAAAAAAAGAATGATACGGAAGCAGATGCTTCTCCTCAAATTGTAAATGAGTATCGAGATTATCCTTTAATTGATGTATATGAACGAGCAAATCAACTGTTAGTTGTGATTGAAATACCCGGTGCTAAACGAACAGACGTCGAATTGACCATGCACGAAAATACTTTACACATATCCGGTTCATCTCTTTTAACGATAAAGGATGCAAATGTTCTTCACAAAGAAAGACGTGAAGGAACATTTCAACGATCAATCATTCTTCCACCTGCTGTAGGGGAAGCGCCGTGTCACGCATCATTTAAAGATGGTCTTTTGCACGTGAAATTTGATTTGTAATTTATTGTGCAGAACTATACGTAGCATGAAAGGCAGGGAATTTCATGTTTTCTAAGTGGTTTAAACAATCGCCTAAAATTGAAACAGTCCGTAAAATAAATCCGTCTTCCCTTCCAACCAAAAAAAAAGCAGGTCCCATAGACCAAAGTTCTAATCAAAAGCGAAAAGAATTATCTGAAAAGATGAAGTCAAAAAAACAGTCTAATCTAAAAAAAACTCCTCAGCAGCCAAAGAAGTTACCTAGCCAGACGGAGTCTAAGACATCTGAGGAAGCTGAATTCACCAAACCCGCTCTCTCGTCAGATTCAGCGCTGAACTTGCAGGGGATTCTTGATCAAGTGACGCGTTTAACCGACGCAATCCCTAAAATAGAAGAGCTTCATCAGCAATTACATGAATCAGCTCACCTTATTCAGTCGCTGTCTCAACTGCACGAGCAAACAGCTCATTTGCTCTCCGCTTTGCAGTCAGCTCCTAATTTTGAAGATATTCAAAATCAGATCTCTGCGTTAAAGGAAGTATCGTCCAATACAGCTTTATATGAAATGCTGACAAGTCTTGACAAAAAGATTAGTGAAGTAACTCAGCCAAAGCAGTCCATTGTGGTTGAAAAAATTATGGTCGAAAAAGTATTGCTAGACAAAATTGACCTTAGTAATAATTTTGGCCAGCTAGGCATTAAAGATTTGACCGGCCACTTAAACATTGGTACAACGTATAGCGCCGACTCTGATCAAGTAGATGAAGAAGTCAAAGACTTGTTTTCTGTTAAGCTAAAAGAAAAAAAGATTGATGAACATACAACTGAGACAACGATGAGTTCAGGAGGTGAAACAGAGAAACCTGATCACCTCGAAGAATAAAAAATGACCGCCACTGCTTATTTAAAGCAATTGTCGGTCATTTTTGTTTCAAGAAAGACTTGCAATTCTTTCTGTAGACGTTTCAGTAAGAAATCTGAAATTTCTTCTTGAATTTCTTCTTTATGATGAGATGATGCTACAACAATACGTCCTGTTTTTCCTAAGAAAGCCCGGTATTCAATTACCTTCATCGCAGCATGAAGTAAGTTCGCGTCCGAAAGCGGCGCATTTGTTAGTAACACAATATTTACTTCGCTTTCTTTTTGTCCATGTGTCAGCACAGCCAGCCACGAGTCACCTTTATCATCTTTTAAGCGAACTTCATGACTAGATAAAAACGCAGAGTTCCACGCCGTGTCAGCACTGCTTTGCTGTTGAACAATTTCTTGACACCAGTCTAGACCTGTTTCATTTGAACCAAGTGAAAGAGTTCTCAAAGGACGCACAAAGGATAAACATAGCTTGCCCGGTTCCTTTTGTAACTGATACAACTCATGGAAGTCCGTCTCTGGATATTGATACGGCGGCACAAAAGCAATTTGTCGCTTGTTCACAGCGGGATGGTGAAATACATGCAAATCAACGCCATATACTCTTTTTAACGTAGCTGCATCCTGAAAAATGGCATCCATACCCGTTTCTTCTACTCTTCCATCTTTCAGTAACACGGCATTATCTGCAAACAGCGAGGCGATGTTGAGATCATGCAAAATGGCCAGAACCGTTAAGCTCATTTCCTGCTGTAAAGTTTTTAACAGCTGAAGCAGTTCCATCGTATGTTTTACATCTAAGTGATTAGTTGGTTCATCAAGAAGTAAGTAGTCAGGTTCTTGCGCCAGTGCTTTAGCCAGTAAAACCCGCTGTTTTTCTCCACCGCTTAGCGATTGAAAGGTATGATTTCTATAGTGCCAAACGTTTGTTAATTTCATCACGCTTTCCACCACTTCTTCATCCTGTGCTGATACAGTGCTAAACAATCCTTTTGCCTGATAAGGGTAACGTCCAAGTGAAACAATTTCTTGAACCGTAAATTCTAACCCAATTTGATTTTCTTGCGTCATAACTGCCACTTTTTGCGCAAGTTGTTTTGGTGAATAAGCCTTCACTGACTTTCCTTCTACCTTCACTTCTCCTGATTGAATGCTTAATACATTCATGATTAAGCGAATAAGCGTTGTTTTCCCGCTTCCATTTGGTCCTAGTAAAGCGACAAAAGAACCTTTGTCTACGGTGAACGTAATGTCACGAACGGTCGGTTGCTGTTTATCGTATCCTCCTGTCACATTATATAGTTCAATCATGATATTCCTCTCTTCCGCATACGTTCTTTTACAAGGAGCAGCGTAAAAATCGGCGAACCAATTAAGGCGGTTACAACTCCAATCGGCAGTTCACGCGGTTCTAATATCGTTCGTGCCAATAAATCCGCTAAAACTAAATAACTTCCTCCGATTAAAATAGAAAGCGGCAGTACATGCTTATGATTAGCTCCCGCTACGAGACGTACTACATGGGGAATAACCAAACCAACAAATCCGATTGCTCCGGATACTGATACCGCAGCCCCTGTCAACACGGACGCTCCTATTAAAATTATTCTTTTTTTCTTCTTTACGTCTATTCCCATAAACTGAGCGGATTGATCGCCAAATGCTAAGCCGTTCAGCTCTTTTACATGTAACAGCAGCATAATCGTACCGACCAAAAAAAACGGCCCTAAAATTTGAATGTGAGACCATCCTCTCATTGATACGCTTCCCATTAGCCAATATAAAACCTGCCTTACATCTTCTTCAGGAGAAAGAGCCACAATTAATGAAATAAGCGCGCTCATAAAGGATGATAAAATAATCCCAGCTAAGATGATGGTTTCATTGGCCAAATTGCCGCTTGCGAGCTTCGTAATACCAAAAACTAAAAGAAGGGTAATAAATCCAGATACAATGCCGACTACAGGCAGCGTGAAGATGGACAAACCAAAAATACTCCAATGGAAATAAATTGCCATCACAGAGCCAAGGGTTGCACCGGAGGAAACCCCAATTGTGTAAGGATCAGCAAGAGAATTTCTTAGTAGCCCTTGAAAAGCAGCCCCTGCTATAGAAAGCGAAGCTCCTACTAAAAATGCTACCAGTACTCTTGGGAATCGAATTTGCCAAATGATTAAATCCATATTTTCCGGACCATGATATAGGGATAATCCGGTAAGGTGGCCAATAATAATTTTGATTGTATCTCCTACGGTTAACGAAACCGTACCAATAAATACCCCCATGATAACCGAAGTACATACAATAAATAAACTCCCTATGTATAAAATAGATGTTTTGTTAAAAAAGATATTTTTAAAAATCAATACGTTCAGCTCCTCTAGGAAACGAGGCGTGATGTTTTACATTAACCATTCATTTTCCTGTCCATAACCCATGTTTCCACCATACATAGAGTTGGAAACAATCAGCTTTTATTTGTCACGAGTGTGAGATTGTTGAACTAGACAACGTAACATAGCGTACTAAAAATTCTGGTAAAAAAACAAGTGAAAGCCTCTGTAAGCTATACTTTTTGTGCTTGCTCAGGGCTTTTATAGTTATCTATTAAATGATACAGCTTTTCCATATCTACAGCTTCTCGCACATATGCTGCTGCTTTTGAAAAAGACTCCTCTTTTCGCAGACGGCTGTTGAATGTATCCGTAACGGGAGGCAATTTTTTATGTTTGCGAATTTGATTAAGCAAAGCTCTGCGCAAAGCATCATTATGAAAAACATCATGAACATACGTACCGATAACGTTGTCTTTAACCGTTCCTTCTTTTTCATGATCTACCACTGCAAAAGCTTCCGTCGTACTCTTAGAAACCGTCTTTCCCATATGAATTTCGTAGCCTTCAATCGAAACTCTTTCACTTTCTAGCTGGACATACCCAGAAACTCTTTCTGTTTTTTTGCTGGTTGTCATAACGGTTTCCACTGGAAGCAAACCCAGCCCTTTAATGGATTCAATCCGAGATTCTACTGCATCAGGGTCTGTAATTGTCTCCCCTAGCATTTGATATCCTCCGCAGATGCCAATGACGTGAACGTTCGTTGTGTTCAAAACTTGATTAATGGCTAGAGCCAGGCCGCTTTCTTGTAAAAACTGCGCATCTTCAATCGTATTTTTGCTTCCTGGTAAAACAATTAAATCAGGCGTACCTAATTGCGACGGCTTGGTTACAAGCCTCACATGACAGTCTTCTTCTAAGCTTAAAGGATCGATGTCTGTAAAATTTGAGATGCGTGGATACGAAATAACCGCAATATCAATTTCTTTTAACGGATTCACAAGCGTTGAGTAATTTCTGAGTGATAACGAATCTTCCGCGTCAATTTCCACGTTGTGCATATAAGGAATAACTCCTAGAACTGGAACACCCGTGTATTCTTCAAACCACTTCAACCCTGGTTTTAAAAGTTCTAAATCTCCTCGGAATTTATTAATTAACACCCCGATAACTCTAGACTTGTGTTCATCTGGAAGCAATTGAAGAGTACCCACTAAGCTCGCAAAAACCCCTCCTTTATCAATATCTCCTACTAACACAACAGGCGCTTGGGCTATTTTTGCAACGCGCATATTTACGAGTTCCCGGTCGTTCAAATTCACTTCAGCAGGACTTCCAGCACCTTCAATCACAATTCGATCATAATGCTTGGCAAGTTCTTTATAAGACTCTGTGATAACGTTTAACCCTTCATTAAAAAATTCTTGCCGATACTGAAAAGCAAACATATTACGAAGCGGCTTTCCATGAACGACAATTTGAGATTCATGATCACGAGTTGGTTTAATTAAAATAGGGTTCATATTGGTTGTTGCTTCTACCCCAGCCGCTTCTGCTTGAATTCCTTGCGCTCTGCCAATTTCTTTTCCATCCATTGTAATGTATGAATTAAGCGCCATGTTTTGCGATTTAAACGGTGCAGTTTGATAGCCGTCTTCTTTAAAAATACGGCAAAATGCTGTAGCAATCATACTTTTTCCAGCGTCTGAGTGCGTTCCTTGAATCATAAGAGGTTTTCCTTTTTTCACTTTATCCACTCCCTATCACATAAAAAAACCTTAACTGTAAAAGTCAAGGTTTGGTCATGCG
This genomic interval carries:
- a CDS encoding YflJ family protein, which gives rise to MAHSYSKGWFIQQLKAVNISKIDGRKLESYKTYILRNLHAELVEQGKINS
- a CDS encoding alpha/beta hydrolase translates to MTPVLNRQTNTGEKKKTIWISLISFVILCFVLCTAISLYVGISLTKLDKNPAVKNPDDYGMHYSNQVFLSKDGITHLKGWMIEPTEQPKATIIMSHGYGNNREAQGAGFLPLSKEFVKAGYRVVMFDFRDAGDSEGNQTTIGVKEQLDLLGVIQKMKETTKEPIVLYGISMGAATSLLAASQDEDVKAVVADSPFSDLTSYLKENLSVWSHLPNFPFTPLTIAILPVIADANPAEASPIKAVEHIYPRPILFIHSTGDTKIPYTESEKMAKTHPDAFHFWKTDNAEHVQNYHVYKKEYVKRVLSFIDRAL
- a CDS encoding GrpB family protein, with translation MKSVREIQLTPYNIAWEKEFTKEAATLTTIMSAQVLEVHHIGSTAVPGLSAKPIIDLLIEVKDIKKVDTHNQRMEQLGYEAKGENGIKGRRYFQKGGNERTHHVHIYEKGHPEINRHIWFRDYLRTHPDAAKEYETLKIELAHRHRFEPEKYVENKTNFIHKIDGLALKWRKGSSNKNRKDDLR
- a CDS encoding acyl-CoA dehydrogenase family protein yields the protein MSVSFVNKNQKYTYEKLLPLVEKFKKRAFKIDEEGTFPFENIQELKEAGYTHLSLESKYGGDELRLYDFLLFQELIAQGDASTALSIGWHMGITMDLREKQPWNQQMLDFIFKEIEKGALINTAATEPKTGSPTRGGKPETTAVKTKEGWRINGRKTFTTMSPVLNYFLVKASIEGEEEIGLFLIPRETSGLSIEETWDMIAMRGTGSHDLVLENVDIKQDFLVERLGGFKKNEPSGWLLHIPACYMGTAIAARDYAVAFATEYSPNSIEGTISELPNVQRLVGEMELELMQARHFMYSVASKWDETSDRAALAGELAAVKHVVTNSACTVVDKAMRIVGARSLQRSNPLQRYYRDVRAGLHNPPMDDMTIVNLAKQAFTR
- a CDS encoding TcaA 3rd/4th domain-containing protein codes for the protein MNQCPKCGARASADQLFCNNCGFSFTVSPAAAKYKKKWYIGGGIALILLLTFVFYFFFSGSEEKTADRFIEALESKDTAVLRELVDSSQSTIVINDASIQALLDATSDGSILRDVENDLKNKLSIYFTIKEQKHSLLFKKQYVVVPSPYYISLTTPEDATVTVNDTKQSISKNQTQKIGPFMIGSYPLTASYESSYGKLSDQTTVNFHRQKEENISLVFKGAYVTISSNRDDAILFVNGKSTGLQVNSSSQIGPVATDGSVTVHAEVQKDGTTFKSSPYTIQSEESITLNIQTPPVEKEKTVIKEREVIVPGPRSYATSSSYILPGSDSYKLSYSDISSLSSSELRLARNEIYARHGYVFKSKDLQAYFYGRSWYTPDSSFRDSYLSSVEKYNVDFIKSYE
- a CDS encoding STAS domain-containing protein, with the protein product MNGIGQLPQKLNVHLILENIQETMIIADKDYRVQWMNARAIETLQPVLPIYQLSHIEELIGKHMDFFHSNSEEAEKLLTSLHTTYRTRITIGSQYVAEAVIHPIDTKDGERYGYLLMLLDFTDQAEAELEKERLIEDLSTPLLKIWDEVLAVPITGKMNIERGKKLTETVLEAVVKEQARYLLIDLSSLHSLDEEHGYYINTLHDSLRLIGTTCLIVGLSSKMALSLVDSQFNWRTFSTVQQSISYILEKKNYRIAPIS
- a CDS encoding spore germination protein, whose product is MPSVINIYNLKINSISSNGSVNIGEALHNSHTAHSKSTGTNSSYGDVSPASSKMRNIYIDPDTNDQTDIANVDHVNGYQQ
- a CDS encoding spore germination protein codes for the protein MPLQINVFNIVTNGVTQNANIDFGSTIQNSHTANSKFNGANFSLGNFSPTCSQMNTGVLDPDVSDQDQIANPSAPIGNQI
- a CDS encoding Hsp20/alpha crystallin family protein; the protein is MFPFGKSPFKGMMENIPKGMASKDMNKYIQQMISSTMSHSFPDFMQGNEFFKQAQDMMKEQQDMGTEGHGQKLRRFDSNVINTLDECIVQLKIPNRDIVSSIKVYHTPYVCTIEGIDGEESFKEEIQLPCSVRKKGTRAVYRSGVLEIRMPKHVNIPMSQIDVHDLD
- a CDS encoding Hsp20/alpha crystallin family protein, which encodes MNHGKFKKWAETLQEENHTKFWEKIFDDDSEKKNDTEADASPQIVNEYRDYPLIDVYERANQLLVVIEIPGAKRTDVELTMHENTLHISGSSLLTIKDANVLHKERREGTFQRSIILPPAVGEAPCHASFKDGLLHVKFDL
- a CDS encoding ABC transporter ATP-binding protein, with translation MIELYNVTGGYDKQQPTVRDITFTVDKGSFVALLGPNGSGKTTLIRLIMNVLSIQSGEVKVEGKSVKAYSPKQLAQKVAVMTQENQIGLEFTVQEIVSLGRYPYQAKGLFSTVSAQDEEVVESVMKLTNVWHYRNHTFQSLSGGEKQRVLLAKALAQEPDYLLLDEPTNHLDVKHTMELLQLLKTLQQEMSLTVLAILHDLNIASLFADNAVLLKDGRVEETGMDAIFQDAATLKRVYGVDLHVFHHPAVNKRQIAFVPPYQYPETDFHELYQLQKEPGKLCLSFVRPLRTLSLGSNETGLDWCQEIVQQQSSADTAWNSAFLSSHEVRLKDDKGDSWLAVLTHGQKESEVNIVLLTNAPLSDANLLHAAMKVIEYRAFLGKTGRIVVASSHHKEEIQEEISDFLLKRLQKELQVFLETKMTDNCFK